One genomic segment of Procambarus clarkii isolate CNS0578487 unplaced genomic scaffold, FALCON_Pclarkii_2.0 HiC_scaffold_1182, whole genome shotgun sequence includes these proteins:
- the LOC138362092 gene encoding baculoviral IAP repeat-containing protein 8-like produces the protein MDPLCARKFYSIESLKCAGVRLQTFVDWPIKWLNPIDLVEDGFYYLRNSDYCLCAFCYCIVGAWIVGDTPRRRHKIINQDCAFIRGKRSDNVSLEVSEIAFKYGLEFVSHKIELGNKKISDSSGAPPKEDLGLIKFRKSLNPGLVTYKSRLETFDMTWPGSVKQTSHELAEAGFFYCGISDHVCCYHCACGIRNWRPEDDPWTLHARCSPECAYIILARGKEFVKNARLTIPLPIKPIDNDLINILMEGMDKFKHLIHQKLLPVESIRYALSEYLKESRDLLPFIIQSRCLEIVLRYMQEGTDIYLRVRDLIYEAVDDKKEQEATLEDLGLKTLPETCTNTVENKDCTEQSWEEDILCRVCMDKNINIVILPCKHMVTCSGCLLALKCCPICRGNILYIINPIAS, from the exons atggatcctttgtgtgccaggaagttttacagtatagaaagccttaaatgtgcaggagttagactacaaacatttgtggattggcccattaagtggttaaaccctattgacttagttgaagatgggttctattaccttcgcaatagtgattactgtttgtgtgcattttgttattgtatagtaggtgcatggattgttggtgatacccccagaagacgtcataagatcattaatcaagactgtgcctttattagaggcaagaggagtgacaatgtttctttagaggtgtctgagatagctttcaaatatggactggaatttgtttcccataaaatagaactgggaaataagaaaataagtgatagta gtggtgctcctcctaaggaagatctgggattgatcaaatttaggaaatcgctgaatccaggattggtaacttataaatctcgcctagagacatttgatatgacatggcctggaagcgtcaagcaaacttctcatgagctggcagaagctggttttttttactgtg gtataagtgaccacgtctgctgctatcactgcgcctgtggaatacgaaattggagaccagaagatgatccttggacgttacatgcgagatgtagtccagaatgtgcttacattattcttgcaaggggcaaggaatttgttaagaatgctagattgacaataccattacctataaaacctatagacaatgatttaattaatatcttaatggagGGTATGGATAAGTTCAAACATCTGATTCATCAAAAATTATTACCTGTGGAGAGTATAAGATATGCTTTAAGTGAGTATCTTAAGGAATCCAGAGATTTGTTACCTTTTATTATACAAAGTAGATGCCTAGAAATCGTGTTGAGGTATATGCAAGAGGGTACAGATATTTATTTACGGGTACGGGACTTAATTTATGAAGCAGTTGATGATAAAAAGGAACAAGAAGCTACGCTtgaagatctgggattgaaaactttaccggagacttgtactaacactgttgaaaacaaggactgtacagaacaatcttgggaagaagatattttatgcagagtttgtatggataaaaatataaatattgtaatactaccatgtaaacatatggtgacatgcagtggttgtcttttagctctgaaatgctgtccaatttgtagaggaaatattttatatataataaatccaattgcttcttga